From Streptomyces sp. CMB-StM0423, a single genomic window includes:
- a CDS encoding MerR family transcriptional regulator — protein sequence MLEQQTAGEYRIEGLAHASGTTVRTIRAYADRGLLPRPERRGRTNVYGEEHLARLRQIAGLLDRGYTLASIKELLEAWDEGRGLGGVLGLVAEVQGPWTDEESGQLSRAELAELFGGAADESAVEEAVELGVLERVPGEPEMFLVPSPQQLTVAAELHAAGVPFPAITGQLRELRLRVEEIAAGLLDFTAEHVFQRYLDHPPSDAEATEAAGLVRRLRPLAQQTMDAELARAMRTLATRQLHEHLAGPPQPQAAAPATVPVSLPAATVAAVRDLVGPAATAEFVTSATEREVHKRRMDTLAGGAGGQDGPG from the coding sequence GTGCTGGAGCAGCAGACGGCCGGTGAGTACCGGATCGAGGGCCTGGCGCACGCAAGCGGCACGACCGTGCGCACCATCCGCGCGTACGCCGACCGCGGGCTGCTGCCCCGGCCGGAGCGGCGCGGGCGTACTAACGTCTACGGCGAGGAACACCTCGCCCGGCTGCGGCAGATAGCCGGCCTGCTCGACCGCGGCTACACGCTGGCGTCCATCAAGGAGCTGCTGGAGGCGTGGGACGAGGGCCGGGGGCTGGGCGGTGTGCTGGGCCTGGTCGCCGAGGTGCAGGGGCCGTGGACCGACGAGGAGTCCGGGCAGTTGAGCCGGGCGGAGCTGGCGGAGCTGTTCGGCGGGGCTGCGGACGAGTCCGCGGTCGAGGAGGCCGTCGAGCTGGGCGTGCTGGAGCGGGTGCCGGGCGAGCCGGAGATGTTCCTTGTGCCCAGCCCGCAGCAGCTCACGGTGGCCGCGGAACTGCACGCGGCGGGTGTCCCGTTCCCTGCCATCACCGGCCAACTGCGCGAGCTGCGGCTGCGGGTGGAGGAGATAGCGGCGGGCCTGCTCGACTTCACCGCCGAGCATGTCTTCCAGCGCTACCTCGACCATCCCCCGTCGGACGCGGAGGCGACCGAGGCCGCCGGCCTCGTCCGCCGGCTGCGGCCGCTGGCGCAGCAGACGATGGACGCGGAGCTGGCCCGCGCGATGCGCACCCTGGCCACGCGCCAACTCCACGAGCACCTCGCGGGACCGCCCCAGCCCCAGGCGGCCGCCCCGGCGACGGTCCCGGTGAGCCTGCCGGCGGCCACGGTGGCGGCTGTCCGCGACCTGGTGGGCCCGGCGGCGACGGCGGAGTTCGTCACCTCCGCGACGGAACGGGAGGTCCACAAGCGCCGCATGGACACCCTGGCGGGGGGCGCGGGCGGGCAGGACGGCCCGGGCTGA
- a CDS encoding CobW family GTP-binding protein: protein MGSGRIPVVVLAGFLGSGKTTLLNGLLRNGGGTRIGAVVNDFGSIEIDAMAVAGQVDSMVSLGNGCLCCAVDTTELDAYLDRLAGTGRIDVIVVEASGLAEPQELVRMVLASENDRIVYGGLVEVVDGAEFAATRERHPEIDRHLAVADLVVLNKTDRIDDAERRRLHEAIGEPAPGTPVVATAYGRVDPELFFDPRGDDAPGAAAPRHRQLSFADLAAGESTGDDHDAHLHAAYESVEFATDQPISPRRLLDFLDTRPAGLYRVKGFVHFGVPGHPQKYGLHAVGRFLRFRPAPWGRGEERGTRLVLIGAGIDAGAVRKELDACCGHMPEDGGEDAMWGVLRYVDGDEDPAA from the coding sequence GTGGGCAGCGGACGGATCCCCGTGGTCGTCCTCGCGGGGTTTCTCGGCTCCGGCAAGACCACCCTCCTCAACGGGCTGTTGCGCAACGGCGGCGGCACCCGGATCGGCGCCGTCGTCAACGACTTCGGCAGCATCGAGATCGACGCCATGGCCGTCGCCGGCCAGGTCGACTCGATGGTCTCCCTCGGCAACGGCTGCCTGTGCTGTGCCGTCGACACCACCGAACTGGACGCCTATCTCGACCGGCTCGCCGGCACCGGCAGGATCGACGTCATCGTGGTCGAGGCCAGCGGCCTCGCCGAGCCGCAGGAACTCGTCCGCATGGTGCTGGCCAGCGAGAACGACCGCATCGTGTACGGGGGGCTGGTCGAGGTGGTGGACGGCGCCGAGTTCGCCGCGACCCGCGAGCGGCACCCGGAGATCGACCGCCACCTCGCCGTCGCCGACCTCGTCGTGCTCAACAAGACCGACCGGATCGACGACGCGGAACGCCGCCGCCTTCACGAGGCGATCGGTGAACCGGCCCCCGGCACGCCCGTGGTGGCGACGGCGTACGGGCGCGTGGACCCCGAGCTGTTCTTCGACCCCAGGGGCGACGACGCCCCCGGTGCCGCGGCGCCCCGCCACCGCCAGCTCTCCTTCGCCGACCTGGCGGCCGGGGAGTCCACCGGCGACGACCACGACGCGCATCTCCACGCGGCGTACGAGAGCGTCGAGTTCGCCACCGACCAGCCGATCAGCCCGCGCCGCCTGCTGGACTTCCTCGACACCCGCCCCGCCGGCCTCTACCGCGTGAAGGGCTTCGTCCACTTCGGCGTCCCCGGCCACCCGCAGAAGTACGGGCTGCACGCCGTCGGCCGCTTCCTGCGCTTCCGCCCCGCCCCCTGGGGCCGCGGCGAGGAACGGGGCACGCGGCTGGTGCTGATCGGCGCGGGGATCGATGCCGGCGCCGTGCGCAAGGAACTCGACGCCTGCTGCGGCCACATGCCCGAGGACGGCGGCGAGGATGCGATGTGGGGAGTGCTGCGGTACGTGGACGGAGACGAGGACCCGGCGGCGTAG
- a CDS encoding LLM class flavin-dependent oxidoreductase: protein MRLSTLILPVRRWHSGGRAQWQRAEELGFSAAYTYDHLSWRTFRDGPWFGALPTLTAAACATSRLRLGTLVTSPNFRHPVTLAKELISLDDVSGGRMVLGIGAGGSGFDATALGQQPWAGRERTERFGEFVPLLDTLLTQDTTSYAGTYYSAHEVRMIPGCVQRPRLPFAVAATGPRGMRLAARYGQSWVTTGDPQTSATGTADDSLAAIRTQIARLAEAGAAVGRDTAAMEKVLLAGFTPDRPLDSLDAFVDFAGRHAALGFTEIVLHWPIPDSVFAADESVFERIATEAPAQLGA from the coding sequence ATGCGACTGAGCACCCTGATCCTGCCCGTCCGGCGGTGGCACTCCGGCGGTCGTGCGCAATGGCAGCGGGCGGAGGAGCTTGGCTTTTCCGCCGCGTACACCTACGACCACCTGTCGTGGCGGACGTTTCGCGACGGGCCCTGGTTCGGTGCCCTGCCGACCCTGACCGCCGCCGCCTGCGCGACCTCCCGGCTGCGCCTCGGGACGCTCGTGACCTCGCCGAACTTCCGGCATCCGGTCACGCTCGCCAAGGAGTTGATCTCGCTCGACGACGTGTCGGGCGGGCGGATGGTCCTGGGGATCGGCGCGGGGGGCTCCGGGTTCGACGCGACCGCGCTGGGGCAGCAGCCGTGGGCGGGGCGGGAGCGGACGGAGCGGTTCGGGGAGTTCGTACCGCTGCTGGACACGCTGCTGACGCAGGACACCACGTCGTACGCGGGCACGTACTACTCGGCGCACGAGGTGCGGATGATCCCCGGGTGCGTACAGCGGCCGCGGCTGCCGTTCGCCGTGGCGGCGACCGGGCCGCGCGGCATGCGGCTGGCCGCGCGCTACGGGCAGTCGTGGGTGACGACCGGCGACCCGCAGACCTCCGCGACGGGCACCGCCGACGACTCCCTGGCCGCCATCCGCACCCAGATCGCCCGCCTCGCCGAGGCGGGGGCGGCGGTGGGTCGGGACACCGCGGCGATGGAGAAGGTGCTGCTCGCCGGCTTCACCCCGGACCGGCCGCTGGACTCCCTCGACGCCTTCGTCGACTTCGCCGGCAGGCACGCGGCCCTCGGCTTCACCGAGATCGTGCTCCACTGGCCCATCCCGGACTCGGTCTTCGCCGCCGACGAGAGCGTCTTCGAGCGCATCGCCACGGAGGCGCCGGCCCAGTTGGGCGCCTGA
- a CDS encoding serine hydrolase: protein MPAAHRTARSRIRQAFTEAGVTGQLHARDIDTGAGLAVAADTPVSTASVHKVCLLATLYREAEHGRVDLTAAVDVPAEGRTPGPTGLGAMRDAARLSLRDLAVLAVSVSDNTAADVLWDTVGIEAVNRAMTALGLTRTTAVQKVRDLYAALAEDAGPAGAPALLDPARVARLRALDPARTNRSTPRELTALLAAVWRDEVCTGAYAADLRRTLGTQAWGHRLASGFPFDDVRISGKTGTLPTLRHEIGVVEYPDGGRYAVAVCTRAAATAVTLPAADAVIGTAARLAVDALRAP, encoded by the coding sequence GTGCCGGCCGCCCACCGCACCGCCAGGTCCCGCATCCGCCAGGCGTTCACGGAGGCCGGAGTCACCGGCCAGCTCCACGCGCGCGACATCGACACCGGCGCCGGCCTCGCCGTGGCCGCCGACACCCCGGTCAGCACCGCCAGCGTGCACAAGGTGTGCCTCCTGGCCACCCTCTACCGCGAGGCCGAGCACGGCCGCGTCGACCTCACCGCCGCCGTCGACGTCCCCGCCGAAGGCCGCACTCCCGGCCCGACCGGGCTGGGCGCCATGCGCGACGCCGCCCGCCTCTCGCTGCGCGACCTGGCCGTCCTCGCCGTCTCCGTCAGCGACAACACCGCCGCCGACGTGCTGTGGGACACCGTCGGCATCGAGGCCGTCAACCGCGCCATGACCGCCCTGGGCCTGACCCGTACCACCGCCGTGCAGAAGGTACGCGACCTCTACGCCGCACTCGCCGAGGACGCCGGCCCCGCCGGCGCCCCCGCGCTCCTCGACCCCGCCCGCGTCGCCCGCCTCCGCGCCCTCGACCCCGCCCGTACGAACCGCTCCACCCCGCGCGAACTCACCGCCCTCCTCGCCGCCGTCTGGCGCGACGAGGTGTGCACCGGCGCGTACGCCGCCGATCTGCGCCGCACCCTGGGCACCCAGGCGTGGGGGCACCGGCTGGCCTCCGGGTTCCCCTTCGACGACGTACGCATCAGTGGGAAGACGGGCACGCTGCCGACGCTGCGGCACGAGATCGGCGTCGTGGAGTACCCGGACGGGGGCCGCTACGCGGTCGCCGTCTGCACCCGCGCGGCGGCGACCGCGGTGACGCTCCCGGCGGCCGACGCGGTGATCGGCACCGCGGCCCGCCTGGCGGTGGACGCGCTGCGGGCCCCGTAG
- a CDS encoding LysR family transcriptional regulator — MDLLRHLRYFRAVAEERHFGRAAERLRIAQPSLSQRIRRLERELGVRLFDRGSQGTALTPAGRLVLAEADQVLAAADRLAAAVARIGSGAAGTLRAAVPPHLGPAAVAALITGYRERSPGGELELRELTTTAQARELAAGTLDAGVVRHPCPAPGLAFGPVLHQPLGVLLAAADPLAAVGRLTAADLSGRALVLTPRADDPALYDEVLTACARHGCTPAAVHEASGGDFTRALVLSTAPAAPATSEAPAPPAARPPDSPDAPATPGGAVALLPRTTAGPGTVWRPLAGEPIGWRTSAAWPADGHNPAVARFAEAAHEAMRDHAGMRPARAAAVHPRPASEFPL; from the coding sequence ATGGACCTCCTCCGGCATCTGCGCTACTTCAGGGCGGTCGCCGAGGAGCGCCACTTCGGCCGCGCCGCCGAGCGCCTGCGCATCGCGCAGCCGTCGCTGTCCCAGCGCATCCGCCGGCTGGAGCGCGAGCTGGGCGTGCGGCTCTTCGACCGCGGCAGCCAGGGCACGGCGCTGACGCCCGCCGGCCGGCTGGTGCTGGCGGAGGCCGACCAGGTGCTGGCCGCGGCGGACCGGCTGGCGGCGGCGGTGGCGCGGATCGGGAGCGGTGCAGCCGGTACGCTGCGCGCGGCCGTACCGCCGCACCTCGGCCCCGCGGCCGTCGCCGCGCTCATCACCGGCTACCGCGAGCGCTCCCCGGGCGGCGAGTTGGAGCTGCGCGAGCTGACCACCACCGCGCAGGCCCGCGAACTGGCCGCCGGCACGCTGGACGCGGGCGTCGTACGGCATCCGTGCCCCGCACCCGGGCTCGCCTTCGGGCCCGTACTCCACCAGCCGCTCGGCGTGCTCCTCGCCGCCGCCGACCCGCTCGCCGCGGTCGGGCGGCTGACCGCCGCCGACCTCAGCGGGCGCGCGCTCGTCCTCACCCCGCGGGCCGACGATCCCGCGCTGTACGACGAGGTGCTCACCGCCTGCGCCCGGCACGGCTGCACCCCGGCCGCCGTCCACGAGGCGTCCGGCGGCGACTTCACCCGCGCCCTCGTCCTCTCCACCGCCCCGGCCGCCCCCGCCACATCCGAAGCACCCGCCCCACCGGCAGCCAGACCGCCCGACTCACCGGACGCACCCGCCACCCCCGGCGGGGCCGTCGCCCTGCTGCCCCGTACCACCGCGGGTCCGGGTACGGTGTGGCGCCCCCTGGCCGGTGAGCCGATCGGCTGGCGTACGTCCGCGGCGTGGCCGGCGGACGGTCACAACCCGGCCGTGGCCCGCTTCGCGGAGGCCGCCCACGAGGCGATGCGCGACCACGCCGGCATGCGCCCCGCCCGCGCCGCGGCCGTCCACCCCCGCCCCGCATCGGAGTTCCCGCTGTGA
- a CDS encoding penicillin-binding transpeptidase domain-containing protein yields MGYGDGSRNSYGDAGRGGAHGVDQYRTDGYGPDHHGAADGYGVDPYGVDAYGADPYDGVAEHRPRARRRRRRGPVFAAVAVVLAGGGYWAATAGPLDGGAGGGGPADPEARRTAERFLGGWSMGEMKAAARLTDSPAEAERILSSFTEGLEIAKPKLTAGRARADGDGGAEVAYTAKMPVRGLGTWTYKATLPLVRGDGGEWRVRWELGVVHPKLTETEKFRLVREESEQLDAVDRDGGAVSAADHPSLVGVLGLGGGQPQGAVQVVDRHSGDVRSTEARFGPPRDAGDGTLRTTVDPELQGAAEAAMERHVGGRNAGLVALDMDSGEVLAAANSPASGFNRAFQGTYAPGSTWKVVTTAALLNKGAVSPETTVDCPKYLTVGKQFHNVETSEIPGATFREDFIHSCNTAFVALRGSLGNEEMTDFAEQYFGIGEEWSTGVPSFDGEVPVPGDETEKAASLFGQGRLRANPLVMASVTATAATGTFRQPVIVAGQEPSASAEELPEGVVEQLRALMADTVTEGSAQVLAGLPGDVGAKTGTAEVTATGPNNGWLVAYRDGVAVACVVEDAESGSGDAGPVVRDVLEAVG; encoded by the coding sequence GTGGGGTACGGGGACGGGTCGCGAAACTCGTACGGGGACGCCGGCCGCGGCGGTGCGCACGGCGTGGATCAGTACCGGACGGACGGGTACGGGCCGGATCATCACGGGGCGGCGGACGGGTACGGCGTGGATCCGTACGGCGTCGATGCGTACGGGGCCGATCCGTACGACGGCGTGGCGGAACACCGCCCGCGCGCGCGACGGCGACGGCGGCGCGGTCCGGTGTTCGCCGCGGTGGCGGTGGTGCTGGCCGGCGGCGGGTACTGGGCGGCGACCGCCGGGCCGCTCGACGGCGGCGCCGGCGGCGGCGGGCCCGCGGACCCGGAGGCGCGGCGGACCGCGGAGCGGTTCCTCGGCGGCTGGTCGATGGGGGAGATGAAGGCTGCGGCCCGGCTGACGGACTCGCCGGCCGAGGCGGAGCGGATCCTGTCGAGCTTCACGGAGGGCCTGGAGATCGCGAAGCCGAAGCTGACGGCGGGCCGGGCCCGGGCCGACGGCGACGGCGGGGCGGAGGTGGCGTACACCGCGAAGATGCCCGTACGCGGCCTCGGCACCTGGACGTACAAGGCGACGCTGCCGCTGGTCCGCGGGGACGGCGGCGAGTGGCGGGTGCGGTGGGAGCTGGGGGTGGTGCATCCGAAGCTGACGGAGACGGAGAAGTTCCGGCTGGTCCGCGAGGAGTCGGAGCAACTTGATGCCGTCGACCGCGACGGGGGCGCCGTCTCCGCCGCCGACCACCCGTCGCTGGTGGGCGTGCTGGGGCTGGGCGGCGGGCAGCCGCAGGGCGCGGTGCAGGTCGTCGACCGGCACTCGGGGGACGTGCGGAGTACGGAGGCGCGCTTCGGGCCACCGCGGGACGCGGGGGACGGGACGCTGCGTACGACGGTCGACCCGGAACTGCAGGGCGCCGCGGAGGCGGCGATGGAGCGGCACGTCGGCGGGCGCAACGCGGGGCTCGTCGCGCTCGACATGGACAGCGGCGAGGTGCTGGCCGCGGCCAACTCCCCGGCCTCGGGCTTCAACCGGGCGTTCCAGGGCACGTACGCCCCCGGCTCGACCTGGAAGGTCGTGACGACCGCCGCGCTGCTGAACAAGGGCGCGGTCAGCCCGGAGACCACGGTGGACTGCCCGAAGTACCTGACGGTCGGGAAGCAGTTCCACAACGTGGAGACCTCCGAGATACCGGGCGCGACCTTCCGCGAGGACTTCATCCACTCCTGCAACACCGCCTTCGTCGCGCTGCGCGGCTCGCTCGGCAACGAGGAGATGACGGACTTCGCGGAGCAGTACTTCGGGATCGGGGAGGAGTGGAGCACCGGGGTGCCGTCGTTCGACGGGGAGGTGCCGGTGCCGGGGGACGAGACGGAGAAGGCGGCGTCGCTCTTCGGGCAGGGGCGGCTGCGGGCGAACCCGCTGGTGATGGCGTCGGTCACGGCGACGGCGGCGACGGGGACGTTCCGGCAGCCGGTGATCGTGGCGGGGCAGGAGCCGTCGGCTTCGGCCGAGGAACTGCCGGAGGGGGTCGTGGAGCAGTTGCGGGCGCTGATGGCGGACACGGTGACGGAGGGCAGCGCGCAGGTGCTGGCGGGGCTGCCGGGGGACGTGGGGGCGAAGACGGGGACGGCGGAGGTGACGGCGACGGGGCCGAACAACGGGTGGCTGGTGGCGTACCGCGACGGGGTGGCGGTGGCGTGCGTGGTGGAGGACGCGGAGAGCGGGTCGGGGGACGCGGGGCCGGTGGTGCGGGACGTGCTGGAGGCGGTGGGGTGA
- a CDS encoding HAD family hydrolase: protein MTDAAASTSPASSAFRPPPRPRLIATDLDGTLLRNDQTVSDRTVAALAAAEEAGLAVVFVTGRPARWMGVVAEHVHGHGMAICANGAAVVDLHRGLELAEVCPLPLADAVAVVGVLRTIAPGTAFAVEYTGGFGREPDYPLHRGSGPIAPVERLLAEDGERAGDPLLKLLAYHPSLGADEFLHAARAGAAGHGEFTRSTSSALLEVSGLGVSKASTLERYCEARGIGAAEVVAFGDMPNDIEMLTWAGRSYAMANAHPEVLAATTNRTAANEDDGVALVIEQLLHGW from the coding sequence GTGACCGATGCCGCTGCCTCCACCTCCCCCGCCTCCTCCGCTTTCCGTCCCCCGCCCCGTCCGCGGCTCATCGCCACGGACCTCGACGGGACCCTGCTGCGGAACGACCAGACCGTCTCCGACCGCACGGTCGCCGCGCTGGCCGCGGCGGAGGAGGCGGGGCTGGCGGTGGTGTTCGTCACGGGGCGGCCGGCGCGGTGGATGGGCGTGGTCGCGGAGCACGTGCACGGGCACGGGATGGCGATCTGCGCCAACGGCGCCGCGGTGGTCGACCTGCACCGCGGGCTCGAACTGGCGGAGGTCTGCCCGCTGCCGCTGGCCGACGCGGTGGCGGTCGTCGGGGTGCTGCGGACGATCGCGCCGGGTACGGCGTTCGCGGTGGAGTACACGGGCGGCTTCGGCCGCGAGCCGGACTATCCGCTGCACCGGGGGTCGGGGCCGATAGCGCCGGTGGAGAGGCTGCTGGCGGAGGACGGGGAGCGGGCGGGAGACCCGCTGCTGAAGCTGCTGGCGTACCACCCGAGCCTCGGCGCGGACGAGTTCCTGCACGCGGCGCGGGCGGGGGCGGCGGGGCACGGGGAGTTCACCCGGTCGACGTCGAGCGCGCTGCTGGAGGTGAGCGGGCTGGGCGTGAGCAAGGCGAGCACGCTGGAGCGCTACTGCGAGGCGCGGGGGATCGGGGCGGCGGAGGTCGTGGCCTTCGGCGACATGCCGAACGACATCGAGATGCTGACGTGGGCGGGCAGGTCGTACGCGATGGCCAACGCCCACCCCGAGGTCCTGGCGGCGACGACGAACCGCACGGCGGCGAACGAGGACGACGGGGTGGCGCTGGTCATCGAGCAGTTGCTGCACGGGTGGTGA
- a CDS encoding sensor histidine kinase, with protein sequence MTAADSMDAAARATRGLQGVSSELAERVTQLLAAMRSIGTGLQLHPTLDVIAQTAAELAGARYASIVVIDEQSGDLDEFASYGVDEVDRARLDAIPDAPGTTLTVPIDVDGRYFGDLVLSEKRGGGRFLDDDLHLVRIIATEAGIAIGNARLHLETRQRERWIDGAHAVTTALLSSADARDALGVIAEQARGLADAMAGVVLLPRSGGEVTGDVGRAGDAGGAAGRGGAGGGGRAAGPEWLEVVAVAGEGVDDLVGRVLPSYSPTVRALLAGKEVFLDDAAADPRAVSDGAERFGPCMMLPLRSGKKVLGALSLPRAPGARLYRESEKQSATQFAGQAALALMLSEVQRDRERLAVYEDRDRIARDLHDLVIQRLFATGMQLQGAKRLERVPEVRQRIDAAVDALELTIEEIRGTIYALQQEPAQAPTGLRALVLREVATAAGPLGFQPSTSFVGAVDERVDERIARQLLAALREGLSNASRHAGAGQVGVVVDATAELPDGRDAVRLTVADDGRGLPQDGRRSGLRNIERRAEELGGQATYGPGLGDCGGGTSLIWEVPLTAPAGESGGGPGTAGAAAA encoded by the coding sequence ATGACCGCTGCCGACTCCATGGACGCCGCCGCCCGCGCCACCCGCGGACTCCAGGGGGTCTCCAGCGAGCTGGCCGAGCGCGTGACGCAGTTGCTGGCCGCCATGCGGTCCATCGGCACGGGGCTGCAGCTCCACCCCACGCTCGACGTGATCGCGCAGACGGCGGCGGAGCTGGCGGGGGCGCGGTACGCGTCGATCGTGGTGATCGATGAGCAGAGCGGTGATCTCGACGAGTTCGCGTCGTACGGCGTGGACGAGGTGGACCGGGCGCGGCTCGACGCGATCCCGGACGCGCCGGGCACGACGCTGACGGTGCCGATCGACGTGGACGGGCGGTACTTCGGGGACCTGGTGCTGTCGGAGAAGCGCGGCGGCGGCCGGTTCCTCGACGACGACCTGCACCTCGTCCGGATCATCGCCACCGAGGCGGGCATCGCGATCGGCAACGCGCGGCTGCACCTGGAGACGCGGCAGCGGGAGCGGTGGATCGACGGGGCGCACGCCGTGACGACCGCGCTGCTGTCGAGCGCGGACGCGCGGGACGCGCTGGGGGTGATCGCGGAGCAGGCGCGGGGGCTCGCGGACGCGATGGCGGGGGTGGTGCTGCTGCCGCGGTCGGGGGGCGAGGTGACGGGTGACGTGGGACGAGCTGGTGATGCGGGTGGTGCGGCTGGTCGGGGTGGTGCCGGCGGTGGGGGCAGGGCTGCCGGGCCGGAGTGGCTGGAGGTCGTGGCGGTGGCCGGGGAGGGCGTGGACGACCTCGTGGGGCGGGTGCTGCCGTCGTACAGCCCGACGGTGCGGGCGCTGCTGGCCGGCAAGGAGGTCTTCCTCGACGACGCCGCCGCCGACCCGCGGGCGGTGAGCGACGGCGCGGAACGCTTCGGGCCGTGCATGATGCTGCCGCTGCGGAGCGGGAAGAAGGTGCTCGGTGCGCTGTCGCTGCCGCGGGCGCCGGGGGCCCGGCTGTACCGGGAGTCGGAGAAGCAGTCGGCGACGCAGTTCGCGGGGCAGGCGGCGCTGGCGCTGATGCTGTCGGAGGTGCAGCGGGACCGGGAGCGGCTGGCGGTGTACGAGGACCGCGACCGGATCGCCCGGGACCTGCACGACCTGGTGATCCAGCGGCTGTTCGCGACGGGGATGCAGTTGCAGGGGGCGAAGCGGCTGGAGCGGGTGCCGGAGGTGCGGCAGCGGATCGACGCGGCGGTCGACGCGCTGGAGCTGACGATCGAGGAGATCCGCGGCACGATCTACGCGCTGCAGCAGGAGCCGGCGCAGGCGCCGACGGGGCTGCGGGCGCTGGTGCTGCGGGAGGTCGCGACGGCGGCGGGGCCGCTGGGGTTCCAGCCGTCGACCAGCTTCGTGGGGGCGGTGGACGAGCGGGTGGACGAGCGGATCGCGCGGCAACTGCTGGCGGCGCTGCGGGAGGGGCTGTCGAACGCGTCGCGGCACGCGGGGGCGGGGCAGGTGGGGGTGGTGGTCGATGCGACGGCCGAGCTGCCGGACGGGCGGGACGCGGTGCGGCTGACGGTGGCGGACGACGGGCGGGGGCTGCCGCAGGACGGGCGGCGGAGCGGGCTGCGGAACATCGAGCGCCGGGCGGAGGAACTGGGCGGGCAGGCGACGTACGGGCCGGGGCTGGGGGACTGCGGCGGGGGGACGTCCCTGATCTGGGAGGTCCCGCTGACGGCCCCGGCCGGCGAGTCGGGCGGCGGCCCGGGGACGGCGGGGGCGGCCGCGGCGTAG